The following DNA comes from Hordeum vulgare subsp. vulgare chromosome 3H, MorexV3_pseudomolecules_assembly, whole genome shotgun sequence.
tggttctctctcagaaaatggatctggcaatgaagtatgtgttccgagtgcttctcccacgaatgagaggtgggtgaaggcgtatatataggcagcatccaaaatccaaccgttaaacaCAAAAGGGAAAacacggtgacaccaaagttgaaaacttgatgataccgattagcacaaaggtgtgaacttttgaatcttggtgagaccgatatacggaactcggtggcaccaaaaaggtgactaatggtgatatggcaaactcggtggcaccgatactcaaactcataaattccaattttgtgtatattggcaacaaaatgttggtcataCTGAAcacggtagcaccgacttggtttcagttgcaccaatttggtgggaatgtctagggtttctgtctgaggtcaaactcggtggatccgatatgggaatgttggtgacaccgaatttgtgtatgtggatcttgacagagtggatatgtgggaataatgactgagtgttttggtggctaactttgagtatTTGAGCAATCCGTTCATTTTACTacgtcatccccttttaatagtattgtctttcctatggactcaaaagtgatttctcacaaatataaaatgaagagtcttctagcttgaagcttgagccaacattattcctttcttgcatccaggggcatctccacataaaactTAAGCCATAGCCTCTTTTGgactttttttgaaatatacttggaaaacctccctagggagcaattgtgctttcatatGGACAAGAGCCAAACCATAAGcttagcatttgatcgtatcaagtttactgctattgctttgtgcgtgtcaatgtatctgttcctatgaccatgagatcatgcaactacctgacaccggaggaaggccgtgtgtgtatcaaatgtcacaacataatggGTGATTACAaggatgctctaaaggtatctccgagggtgtctgttgagtttgcatggatcaagattgggatttgtcactccgtatgacagagaggtatattggggcccactcggtaatacatcatcacggtaagcttgcaagcaatgtgactaaggagttagtaatgGGATCTTGTActatgtaacgagtaaagagactttccggtaatgagattgaactaggtatggaggtaTCGAGGattaaatctcgggcaagtaacatacgcgtGGAAAAAGGGAACTACGTACgagattatctgaatccttgacatcgtggttcgactgatatagatcttcatagaatatgtataaactgatatgggcatccaggtcctgctattggttattgatcgtagaggtatctcggtcatgtctgcatagttctcgaacccgtagggtctgcacactgaaCATTCGGTGATGatctagtatagttgagttattgtgttggttaccaaaggttgttcagagtcccagatgagatcccggacatgacgaggagctttggaatggcctggaggtaaagattgatatatgggaagttggtactTGAGTTTTGGAAGGTTACCTGTTTTGTGACGGAGGTTCCGAAAGAGTTCCggtggtccaccgggagggtccacctgtcctgGAGGGTCCCATGGGTGGTGAAAGGCAGGctggccgcccctcccacctaaggcccatgcggaCAAGGAGGTGGGCTAGCGCAGAGTGGGCCGCCACCCatccttgggggccaagccacctcttggtggccgccgccccaccctaggggaaaccctagggcgactGCCTCTTCtcgccctccacctatatatactagaggagaggGATGGAACCCACACCTGAAAGCCATAACGTAGCCCTCCTCCCTCTCTTGTAGTATTTCTCCACTCTCACGACTACGGTAGTGCTTGATGAATCTTTGTCGAGAGCACCCCACCACCACTGCCACCATgctatcgtgctgccggagaactcaagcTACTACTTCACCTTCTCTTgctagatcgaggaggtgaaggcgtcatcgagctatacgtgtgttgaacacggaggtgtcgtctgttcggcacttaaTCGGGACATTCATGATATGATCGCGGGTCGGATCGTGTCACTAGTGcagaaaagcctagctatggcgTGGCAAAAACGACTTTACTGGCGTGGTAGCCCTACGCCACCAATATCGTGCCATTGTTAAAAAATACTTGTGGCGTTGGGTCCTACGTCAACAGTATTCTATGTGGTGATGGCGTGTCATGTAGGCAACACCACCGCTATAATCGTTTACCTTGCGGTGTTGAATGTACATTGCACACCAGGAACGTTTTGTACAGCCAAAAAAATTGCCGCCGCATAACATTTACCATTTATCATTGCACACGAGGAACTAGTCTAATAAAACAATGCATTCTCGTTAATAATAAGTTCCAAGCTCACAAGTAGGTATTAACGAAAATTCTCACAAACACGAGCATAGTTAATAAGGAGTTCATTTTGCACGAGCAAACTATAAATAACATACTTAAAGGAGGTTGATAACGATCATCATCTTCAAGTCATGCCGTGGGGTGTTCCTGAGAATGACTAAACGACGTGTCCAACCCGGAGATTCTTGCGAGCGAGGAAGTTGCTCCACCTAGCCGCAGTGAAGATAGTGTGCCCGTCCGTGTGCACTGCATAAGCCCAGGTGATGACAGAGCCCCTTGTAGTAAGGCGTAGTCCAACAATGCCTTCTAGATCTGGCTCGATTCCACATCTCACACATAGTCTCTTAGGTAATTTCTCAAGAAAAATAATATGATCATGTAGCATTACTACGCTATAAGCATATCATCACATTAATATATGTACTAAGCATATCATCAAATTCTACAACAAGCATATCATCAAATTCTACACTAAGCATATCATCACATTAACATATACTAAGGACATCAAATGACTACAGTAATAAGTAACATACCATGACATGGCGGTTAACCATCGTCCGTGTTAGGTGGGTCACGAATGGCATCCCGATGTAGGCATCATGTGGCGGAAGTTTTTGCCAAAGCATGTCAGTTTCATCCTTGCTCAACCTAGTCATTCTTTGGACAAAGACTACTTCATCAAGTGTGAGGGCGTGGCGAGGTCGGCACCtgagggaatcaacgtgaaacccttgtgatcgtagggcggggagaggtaACGTCCAAGGCAGAACTAACAAccagcacccgacaagcctttttacccaggtttggcccgctTACATGTAAAACGCTACGTCCTACttatctggttgtattaagcgttttgttgttggtTGTTACAATGACCGTTGATCTCCATTTTAAGGGATGATGTCCACGGAGTCtaatctccaaaaagtctaacccctgtGAAATGAgccaagggcctccttttatagtgaacctagggcggtgcgtATCCATTTACCGCTGataggtgcatttaatgcacgtcttgtccttgttggCGAGGTGCTAGTGAGGACACGTATCTG
Coding sequences within:
- the LOC123442326 gene encoding uncharacterized protein LOC123442326 — translated: MEVNKGRKITQIGGDEWDRFIVRMHLTGGELLSFSFRRETPRLVVIYLNYEEEDDDPLRRLVFVQRMTRLSKDETDMLWQKLPPHDAYIGMPFVTHLTRTMVNRHVMKLPKRLCVRCGIEPDLEGIVGLRLTTRGSVITWAYAVHTDGHTIFTAARWSNFLARKNLRVGHVV